From Hemitrygon akajei unplaced genomic scaffold, sHemAka1.3 Scf000044, whole genome shotgun sequence, one genomic window encodes:
- the LOC140720512 gene encoding uncharacterized protein, giving the protein MGDSTGVVPYSRRKCERMYLPNVAELHYGNGFTQSSQLYEQQRVHIEKRPFTCSDCGKRFTHSSTLHRHQRVHTGERPFTCSDCGKRFTHSSTLHRHQRVHTGEKPFTCSECGKGFVRSSELKVHQRVHTGERPFTCSDCGKGFTHSSSLHRHQRVHTGEKPFTCSECGKRFAQSAQLKEHQRIHTGEKPFTCSECGKGFTQSAQLKLHQRVHTGEKPFTCSECGKGFIRSSQLLRHQQIHTEEKPFTCSECGKGFIRSSQLLRHQQIHTGEKPFICSECGKGFTHWSSLHSHQRVHTGEKPFTCSECGKGFTQSAQLKLHQRVHTGEKPFTCSECGKGFAQSDQLKLHQRVHSGEKPFTCSECGKGFIRSSQLLRHQQIHTGEKPFICSECEKGFTDSVHLKEHQFVHTVERPFTCSDCGKGFTRRFSLLTHLLDHSEEKPFTCYECGKGFTQSSQLKLHQ; this is encoded by the exons atgggCGATAGTACCGGTGTTGTTCCGTACAGTCGAAGGAAGTGCGAGCGGATGTATCTCCCAAACGTTGCCGAGCTCCACTAT GGGAACGggttcactcaatcatctcaactGTATGAACAGCAGCGAGTTCACATTGagaagaggccgttcacctgctcagactgtgggaagagattcactcactcgtccacactacatagacaccagcgagttcacactggggagaggccattcacctgctcagactgtgggaagagattcactcactcgtccacactacatagacaccagcgagttcacactggggagaagccgttcacctgctctgaatgtgggaaaggatttgttcggtcatctgaactgaaggtacatcagcgagttcacactggggagaggccattcacctgctctgactgtgggaagggattcactcactcgtccagcctacacagacaccagcgagttcacactggggagaagccgttcacatgctctgaatgtgggaaacgattcgcccagtcagctcaactgaaggagcatcagcgaatccacactggagagaagccgttcacttgctctgaatgtgggaaaggattcacccagtcagctcaactgaagttacatcagagagtccacaccggggagaagccgttcacttgctcagaatgtggaaaaggattcattcgttcatctcaactcctgagacaccagcaaattcacactgaggagaaaccattcacttgctcagaatgtgggaaaggattcattcgttcatctcaactcctgagacaccagcaaattcacactggggagaaaccattcatctgctcagaatgtgggaagggattcactcactggTCCAGCCTACACAGCCACCAGCGAgtacacactggggagaagccgttcacatgctctgaatgtgggaaaggattcacccagtcagctcaactgaagttacatcagagagtccacaccggggagaagccgttcacatgctctgaatgtgggaagggatttgctcaGTCAGatcaactgaagttacatcagagagtccactccggggagaagccattcacttgctcagaatgtgggaaaggattcattcgttcatctcaactcctgagacaccagcaaattcacactggggagaaaccattcatctgctcagaatgtgagaagggattcactgattcagttcatctgaaagaacatcagtttgttcacactgtggagaggccgttcacctgctcagactgtgggaaaggattcactcggcgtTTTAGTCTATTAACGCACCTGTTAGATCACAGTGAGGAGAAACCATTCACATGCtatgaatgtgggaaaggattcacccagtcatctcaactgaagttacatcagtga